The following proteins are encoded in a genomic region of Roseinatronobacter sp. S2:
- a CDS encoding ABC transporter ATP-binding protein has protein sequence MLDASPTQTTLLEVNNIEVLYNHVILALKGVSLDVPKGGITAILGGNGAGKSTTLKAISNLIHSERGEVTKGSILYEGRNVVGLDPADLVKSGVVQVMEGRHCFEHLTVEENLLTGAYTRTDGRGAVAAELDLVYEYFPRLKERRKSQAGYTSGGEQQMTAIGRALMSRPSMILLDEPSMGLAPQLVEQIFEIVARLNREQGVTFLLAEQNTNVALRYAHTGFIMENGRIVMEGNAQELRENPDVKEFYLGMSDKGRKSFRDVRSYRRRKRWLA, from the coding sequence ATGCTTGATGCAAGCCCCACGCAGACGACCCTTCTGGAAGTCAACAATATCGAAGTGCTTTACAATCATGTCATTCTGGCCCTGAAAGGTGTCAGTCTGGATGTGCCCAAAGGTGGTATAACGGCCATACTGGGCGGCAATGGCGCGGGCAAATCGACCACATTGAAGGCGATTTCAAACCTGATACATTCCGAACGGGGCGAAGTCACCAAGGGCAGTATCCTGTATGAAGGGCGCAACGTGGTCGGGCTGGACCCTGCTGATCTGGTGAAATCCGGTGTCGTGCAGGTGATGGAAGGCCGCCATTGTTTCGAGCATCTGACGGTCGAAGAAAACCTGCTGACCGGCGCCTATACCCGCACCGACGGGCGCGGCGCTGTGGCTGCGGAACTTGATCTTGTGTATGAATATTTCCCGCGCCTGAAGGAACGCCGCAAAAGTCAGGCGGGCTACACCTCGGGGGGCGAGCAGCAGATGACCGCCATCGGGCGCGCGCTGATGTCGCGTCCGTCGATGATCTTGCTGGATGAACCGTCCATGGGGCTTGCCCCGCAACTGGTGGAACAGATTTTTGAAATTGTCGCACGCCTGAACCGTGAACAGGGCGTGACATTCCTGCTGGCCGAACAGAACACCAATGTTGCACTGCGCTATGCGCATACCGGTTTCATTATGGAAAACGGGCGTATCGTGATGGAAGGCAACGCGCAGGAATTGCGTGAAAACCCCGATGTGAAGGAATTCTATCTAGGCATGTCCGACAAGGGCCGCAAAAGTTTCCGCGATGTGCGCAGCTATCGCCGCCGCAAGCGCTGGCTGGCGTGA
- a CDS encoding phenylacetate--CoA ligase family protein encodes MTSFDPLETRSQDARCADYAIALPKVIAAAMNAPAMAAHLGQLDAGRIIDRAALSRLPVLRKSDLTGAQAAKPPFGGLTAGTPTAFEHVFQSPGPIYEPGRVLPDWWRLGRFLHASGIGHGDIVQNCFSYHLVPAGMMFENAARAVGATVLPAGTGQTELQVIAARDIGTTAYAGTPDFLKIILDKADEMGIALSITKAVVGGGALFPSLREFYQARGITCRQCYATADLGNVAYETDAMDGMVVDEGVIVEIVRPGTGDPVPEGEVGEILVTTLNADYPLVRFATGDLSAVLPGQSPCGRTNMRIKGWMGRADQTTKIKGMFVRPEQVAALVAHHDEIHRARVVATRNGEKDVMTVRIETRASNPALYEASVLSTLKLRGEVELVPPGSLPNDGLVIEDLRRYD; translated from the coding sequence ATGACCTCGTTCGACCCTTTGGAAACCCGATCACAGGATGCGCGTTGCGCTGATTACGCCATTGCCCTGCCAAAGGTGATTGCGGCTGCGATGAACGCGCCCGCAATGGCGGCACATCTGGGCCAACTGGATGCAGGCCGGATCATTGACCGCGCGGCGCTGTCGCGGCTTCCGGTCTTGCGCAAATCCGACCTGACGGGCGCGCAGGCGGCAAAACCGCCTTTTGGCGGGCTTACGGCGGGCACGCCCACCGCGTTCGAGCATGTCTTTCAATCCCCCGGACCGATTTACGAACCCGGACGTGTCTTGCCCGACTGGTGGCGGTTGGGGCGGTTCCTGCATGCCAGCGGGATAGGGCATGGCGATATTGTGCAGAACTGTTTTTCTTATCATCTGGTGCCTGCGGGCATGATGTTTGAAAACGCCGCGCGTGCCGTGGGCGCCACAGTATTGCCTGCGGGCACCGGCCAGACCGAATTGCAGGTTATTGCCGCGCGCGACATCGGCACCACGGCCTATGCGGGAACACCGGATTTCCTGAAGATCATTCTGGACAAGGCCGACGAGATGGGAATTGCCTTGTCCATCACCAAGGCGGTGGTGGGGGGCGGCGCGCTGTTTCCGTCCTTGCGCGAGTTTTATCAGGCGCGCGGCATCACCTGCCGCCAGTGCTATGCCACCGCCGATCTGGGCAATGTGGCCTATGAAACCGATGCCATGGATGGCATGGTCGTGGATGAAGGGGTGATTGTCGAAATCGTGCGCCCCGGCACCGGCGATCCCGTCCCCGAGGGCGAGGTGGGAGAAATTCTTGTCACCACATTAAACGCCGATTACCCGCTGGTCCGCTTTGCGACGGGCGATCTAAGCGCGGTGCTGCCGGGGCAAAGCCCCTGCGGGCGCACCAATATGCGCATCAAAGGCTGGATGGGGCGCGCCGACCAGACGACCAAGATCAAGGGCATGTTCGTGCGCCCCGAACAGGTTGCGGCCCTTGTGGCCCATCATGATGAAATTCACCGCGCACGGGTTGTTGCCACGCGAAACGGTGAAAAAGACGTGATGACCGTGCGGATTGAAACCCGCGCATCAAATCCGGCATTGTATGAGGCGAGCGTGCTGTCTACCCTGAAGCTCAGGGGTGAGGTCGAATTGGTGCCGCCGGGATCATTGCCCAATGACGGGCTGGTGATAGAGGATTTGCGCCGTTACGACTGA
- a CDS encoding peptidoglycan-binding protein, producing MRLGFLVLFVLLLVKPLYAGGLALVIANDSYDHAPNLRGAEQVLDLTAALETAGFQVVSGQNLTTEEMRAQLSGSYAQLRRDGADRVIVVLAGHFVHSRSGAWFLGVDADEPGLAQADGAGLRLDVIMEIASGAADAAQLWLAGADLSRGSYGDGLDGGLPPRLLVPQGVGVVRGPVPQVVQGARAILRPGAILSDVVDQTRNLSGEGTISPLVPFLPSGFAPLARADRQAWADAQETDTEAAYQSYLDRFPNGLNAQAARGALDRLRNSPERIEDALALTRDERRAIQRDLTTMGFNTRGIDGLFGPGTRGAIRGWQGGNDLDETSFLTREQVMQLAGQAARRTAEIEAEERARREAAERDDRAFWDATGAGADEAGLRSYLDRFPEGIFAGLARDRLEQMEGAQRQQRDRAAWEQARRRDSVDAYESYLVAWPEGEFTAEALARIDALDPPTAPDPEDQARADARAVESALGLTGPTRVLIEQRLARMGFDPGATDGAFDADSRQAIERAQQHFDLQATGYVTQDLITMMLSDTLRSFFD from the coding sequence ATGCGCTTGGGTTTTCTGGTTCTGTTCGTTCTGCTTCTGGTCAAACCGCTATATGCAGGCGGGTTGGCACTGGTCATTGCGAATGACAGCTATGACCATGCCCCGAACCTGCGCGGTGCCGAACAGGTGCTGGACCTGACCGCCGCATTGGAAACAGCAGGGTTTCAGGTTGTTTCCGGGCAAAACCTGACAACTGAGGAAATGCGCGCGCAACTGTCCGGCAGTTATGCGCAACTGCGCCGCGATGGTGCGGACCGTGTGATTGTGGTGCTTGCCGGTCATTTTGTGCATTCGCGCAGTGGCGCATGGTTTCTGGGGGTGGATGCGGATGAACCGGGTCTTGCACAGGCTGACGGGGCAGGGTTGCGGCTGGATGTCATCATGGAAATCGCAAGCGGGGCTGCGGATGCGGCGCAACTTTGGCTTGCGGGTGCCGATCTGTCACGCGGCAGCTATGGCGACGGGCTGGATGGCGGGTTGCCGCCACGCTTGCTGGTGCCGCAGGGTGTGGGCGTTGTGCGCGGGCCGGTGCCGCAGGTGGTGCAGGGCGCGCGCGCCATTCTGCGCCCCGGTGCCATTTTGTCCGATGTGGTTGACCAGACACGCAACCTGTCGGGCGAAGGCACGATTTCACCGCTTGTGCCGTTCCTGCCGTCAGGTTTTGCGCCGCTCGCGCGTGCAGATCGTCAGGCTTGGGCGGATGCCCAGGAAACCGACACGGAAGCCGCCTATCAATCCTATCTGGACCGCTTTCCCAATGGTCTGAATGCGCAGGCCGCGCGGGGTGCCCTTGACCGTTTGCGCAACAGCCCCGAACGTATAGAAGACGCATTGGCGCTGACGCGCGATGAACGCCGTGCCATTCAGCGTGATCTGACCACCATGGGCTTCAATACCCGCGGCATTGACGGGTTGTTCGGGCCGGGCACGCGCGGGGCTATCCGGGGCTGGCAGGGCGGCAACGATCTGGATGAAACTAGTTTTCTGACACGCGAACAGGTGATGCAGCTTGCCGGGCAGGCCGCCCGCCGCACAGCCGAGATCGAGGCCGAGGAACGCGCCCGCCGCGAAGCCGCCGAACGCGATGACCGTGCATTCTGGGATGCCACGGGTGCCGGCGCGGATGAGGCGGGCTTGCGCAGCTATCTGGACCGGTTCCCCGAAGGTATATTCGCAGGTCTGGCGCGCGACCGGCTGGAGCAGATGGAAGGCGCCCAACGCCAGCAGCGCGACCGCGCCGCATGGGAGCAGGCGCGCAGGCGCGACAGCGTCGACGCCTATGAAAGCTATCTTGTGGCATGGCCAGAAGGGGAATTTACCGCAGAAGCCCTTGCCCGCATTGATGCGTTGGACCCGCCAACTGCGCCGGACCCCGAAGATCAGGCCCGCGCCGATGCACGCGCCGTCGAATCCGCGCTTGGTCTGACAGGGCCGACCCGTGTGCTGATCGAGCAGCGATTGGCGCGAATGGGGTTTGACCCGGGCGCAACCGATGGTGCCTTCGATGCAGATTCCCGTCAGGCGATCGAACGCGCGCAGCAGCATTTTGATCTACAGGCCACCGGCTATGTCACGCAGGATCTGATTACGATGATGCTAAGCGACACGTTGCGCAGTTTCTTCGATTGA
- the pyrF gene encoding orotidine-5'-phosphate decarboxylase — MTMPSDDRLIVALDVPNALAGLELARQLGDTVSFYKIGLGMLTGGGLALANELKQEHGKRIFLDMKFFDIGATVTAAVRGIAQYDLDFLTVHGDPHVVRAAREGAGGSNLKILGVSVLTSLDRADLDDGMIQPGDIAEITLERAARALAAGADGVIASPNEAAAIRALPEAAGKLIVTPGVRPAGADLGDQKRVATPARALSEGADHIVVGRPIWQATDPKAAARAVLAEISGA; from the coding sequence ATGACAATGCCCAGTGATGACCGCCTGATTGTTGCCCTTGATGTGCCCAATGCCCTTGCGGGGCTGGAACTTGCACGCCAGCTTGGCGATACGGTCAGTTTCTACAAGATCGGGCTGGGCATGCTGACAGGTGGCGGGCTGGCGCTGGCCAATGAACTGAAACAGGAACATGGCAAACGCATATTTCTGGATATGAAGTTCTTTGACATCGGCGCAACTGTTACAGCGGCCGTGCGCGGGATTGCACAATATGATCTGGATTTCCTGACGGTGCATGGCGATCCGCATGTCGTGCGCGCCGCGCGCGAAGGGGCGGGCGGGTCCAACCTGAAAATCCTTGGGGTCAGTGTGCTAACATCGCTGGACCGCGCTGATCTGGATGATGGCATGATCCAGCCCGGTGATATTGCCGAAATCACGCTGGAACGTGCGGCCCGTGCCTTGGCCGCCGGTGCGGACGGGGTGATTGCCAGCCCGAATGAGGCCGCCGCCATCCGCGCGCTGCCAGAAGCTGCGGGCAAGCTGATTGTCACACCGGGGGTCCGGCCCGCAGGCGCCGATCTGGGCGACCAGAAGCGCGTCGCCACACCGGCGCGCGCCCTGAGTGAAGGGGCGGATCATATTGTCGTGGGCCGGCCCATCTGGCAGGCCACCGACCCAAAGGCGGCCGCGCGTGCGGTGCTTGCGGAAAT